Part of the Henckelia pumila isolate YLH828 chromosome 2, ASM3356847v2, whole genome shotgun sequence genome is shown below.
TTGTTAAATCATTCATCTTCTAATTTTGTATATATCCATCCCATGTGTCATGGTTCCTAGctagtatatattaatataacaCAAGCCGAGTTCAGAATGTGTTGCTTTAAGTTTGGCCAGATTACATGTGGCTTTAAAGAAAGAATAGTGCCCATAAATCATAATcatgctaattttttttaaatttatttgcaAGTCTATGATGTGACCGAATATATGTCATAAATCTCTGACTTGTCGATGTCCACTAGTTTTCAACATGTTAAAACCTTAAAACGCCAAATCAAACatcaatattatatttaaaatctAGCTTAAGTCCATGTTCGATGCACTCAtgcacatatttttattttaaattcaaataatcaaattgAACATTTTGTAACTTTATTCGAGAGTAAAGTCGCAGACTTATAACCCCCTAAAATCTTCTCTCCCCTTATTCTAAACCAATAGTCTCATCAATCTCTAACAAGTTGTGAGTTTATACAACTTGTAAGATAGTACCTCAATCGGTATATTTATTTATCCATATTTTAAGAAatgattaatatatatttttttttttatttttatgaaatgGAAACCCGTAGTCGCTATTTTTTAGTGTGCACTGACTAAACCCTCAAACCAACGCATCAACTTGCAACCTAAGCTAATCAAATAAACCGTATCAGACAAGTCCTATGTAACAAGCTAATTCAAAAAAATGTTAACAGTTGGTcaaaattcattcactataaCTTAAACACTTCTTGAGGACAACTATTAACATAGTACTCTAGATAACACTGATGTTTGAAAAATATTGGTCACTTTATAAAGATTTGAGCTCGATCAAAAAAGGaaagatttaaatttttaaaaaataaaaaagaatgtGATAATGGACGCATTTCACCGCAATCATCGGTTCCAAGAGTTGACAAATCGGAGTTTGCATAGGTCGCATGCACGTCTTTTCATCTAATGAACATTCCACCTGTGTTGCCATTTTTACAGATGGCGAGTCTCCAATCTTTTTCAATTTATAACTGGCAGACACCTTCACACGCCTTCGTTACGCGCTCATTTATTGTGGTCCAACAAatctcttttattttcaaattcatgcacaatatatatatatactatataaaTCCATGTTAATAAatgtttatgtatatattatttttttgccaGAGAAATTACACATTAACGTTAGTTATGCAAAACAAACAACATTCATCTGAGTGAGGTGTTATTGATAAGGTCACAGGTCATTATAATCTCCGCTCCACCAAAAAACTTCCCATTTCGAGAACGCGACGAAATCTTGGCtgagagaaaataaagaaataaagaaagacTCTCTCGTTTTCTGAAGAAAAAAAATGGCGAAATCTGCTGTTGTTTTGCGCTTACCCTTTCTCGTTTTGTTATCGATAATGTCGATATATTTAAGTTCGGTGGAGGGGAAATTCAAAAACACCATGTTCTGTAACTGGGGGGCTCCCCATTATGCTTTAAAGGGGAATGGGGACGATGTTACTCTAGTCCTGGATCAAGAATCTGGTGTGTATAtacaagtttttttttctttttttttgcttctgtgctagctagctagcttcaAGTTTGTAAAATCTTGGGTTGTTTTCAGGTTCTGGAATCGAATCGAATAGAACATTTCTGTTCGGAACTTTTGAGATGCAGATCAAATTGGTGCCCGGAAACTCAGCCGGAACCGTCACGGCTTACTATGTAAGTGCCTGAATCTCGGACTTTCTAGAGTTTTGGGAAAGTGAGTGATTTTTCTGATATACTATGGTTTTGTATTTCTTGGTGTGCAGTTGTCTTCCATTGGTGACAAACACGATGAAATAGACTTCGAATTTCTTGGAAATGTATCGGGACAGCCCTACACCATCCACACCAACATATTCTCTCAAGGATGCGGCGGCAGAGAGCAGCAGTTTCATCCCTGGTTCGACCCAACTGCAGACTTCCACAACTACACCATACATTGGAGCCCAACTCAAGTAATGTAAGATTCATTAATTCATACATTCATTTTCTTGTCTTGTTTCTGTTTGTTATTATGTCCTAGCTAGATTAGTTGATTAGTCAAAAAAGGTTCGATTTTTACAACCAATAATGATTACACGTGAAATTTTACAATTATTTTCAAGATACAGAGAACTCCTGAACTCCTGTCAATGTCATCCTATGCCCCATCTGCACATTCATATataatctatatatattattcaaCACTGGCCAAACTTTCTTGTTTCAGATGGTATGTCGACAGAGTCCCAATAAGGGTCTACAACAACTATCTGAAAGATGGAATCCCATACCCAAATCTTCAAGAAATGAGGGTGTACTCCAGTCTTTGGAACGCCGATAGTTGGGCCACACGAGGGGGGCTCGACAAAATCGATTGGCGAAAAGCCCCCTTCGCAGCGGAACTGCGGAATTTCAGAGCAAATGAGTACAGCTACGATGAGAGGCCACCCCCGAGTATGGATATCATCGAGTATGACTCGATGATTTACCGGTCGGAGCTGGATGAAGATGAAAAAGCAGCAATGAAAGAGCTGAGGAAAAACCATATGACATATGACTACTGCAAAGATGTGAAACGATACCGTGGACTGTTTCCTGGTGACTGCTTTAT
Proteins encoded:
- the LOC140881689 gene encoding probable xyloglucan endotransglucosylase/hydrolase protein 26: MAKSAVVLRLPFLVLLSIMSIYLSSVEGKFKNTMFCNWGAPHYALKGNGDDVTLVLDQESGSGIESNRTFLFGTFEMQIKLVPGNSAGTVTAYYLSSIGDKHDEIDFEFLGNVSGQPYTIHTNIFSQGCGGREQQFHPWFDPTADFHNYTIHWSPTQVIWYVDRVPIRVYNNYLKDGIPYPNLQEMRVYSSLWNADSWATRGGLDKIDWRKAPFAAELRNFRANEYSYDERPPPSMDIIEYDSMIYRSELDEDEKAAMKELRKNHMTYDYCKDVKRYRGLFPGDCFMPQH